The Pantoea phytobeneficialis genome has a segment encoding these proteins:
- the pheT gene encoding phenylalanine--tRNA ligase subunit beta encodes MKFSELWLREWVNPALDSAALSEQITMAGLEVDGVDAVAGAFNGVVVGEVVECGQHPNADKLRVTKINVGGDRLLDIVCGAPNCRQGLKVAVATVGAVLPGDFKIKAAKLRGEPSEGMLCSFSELGISDDHSGIIELPTDAPIGTDIREYLKLDDNTIEISVTPNRADCLGIIGIARDVAVLNGLPLNAPVIEPVKATISDTFPIRVEATAACPRYLGRVVKGVNVKAATPLWMREKLRRCGIRSIDPVVDITNYVLLELGQPMHAFDLDRIDGGIVVRMAKEGESLTLLDGSEAKLSSDTLVIADHHKALAMGGIFGGEHSGVNEETQNILFECAYFDPLAITGRARRQGLHTDASHRYERGVDPALQYKAIERATQLLLEICGGEAGPVIDQTDAATLPPRATIRLRREKLDRLIGHVIADEQVTDILTRLGCEVTVSAGEWTAIAPSWRFDMAIEEDLVEEVARIYGYNNIPDVPVKASLVMTQHREADLSLKRAKTLLVDKGYQEAITYSFVDPKVQQLLHPGEEALILPSPISSDMSAMRLSLWTGLLGAVVYNQNRQQSRVRLFESGLRFVPDTQADLGIRQDLMLAGVLSGNRNEEHWDLARQAVDFYDLKGDLESLLDLTGKLDAISFRAEANPALHPGQSAAIYLGDERIGFIGVVHPELERKLDLNGRTLVFELLWNKVADRVLPDAREISRFPANRRDIAVVVAENVPAADIIAECKKVGVNQVVGVNLFDVYRGKGVNEGEKSLAISLILQDTSRTLEEEEIAATVAKCVAALKERFQATLRD; translated from the coding sequence ATGAAATTCAGTGAACTCTGGTTACGCGAATGGGTAAATCCAGCCCTGGACAGCGCTGCGCTGTCTGAACAGATCACCATGGCCGGCCTGGAAGTGGACGGCGTTGATGCGGTTGCCGGTGCATTTAACGGCGTTGTGGTAGGAGAAGTGGTGGAGTGCGGCCAGCATCCTAACGCAGACAAACTGCGTGTCACCAAAATCAATGTCGGTGGCGATCGCCTGCTGGATATCGTTTGTGGCGCACCAAACTGCCGTCAGGGCCTGAAAGTTGCGGTAGCAACCGTGGGCGCGGTACTGCCGGGTGATTTTAAGATTAAAGCCGCGAAGCTGCGTGGTGAGCCGTCTGAAGGCATGCTGTGCTCGTTCTCTGAGCTGGGTATTTCCGACGATCACAGCGGCATTATTGAGCTGCCAACCGATGCGCCTATCGGCACCGATATTCGCGAATACCTGAAGCTGGACGATAACACCATCGAAATCAGCGTGACGCCGAACCGTGCCGACTGTCTTGGCATCATCGGTATCGCCCGCGATGTGGCGGTGCTAAATGGTCTGCCGCTGAATGCGCCTGTTATCGAGCCGGTAAAAGCCACCATCAGCGATACCTTCCCGATTCGGGTTGAGGCTACCGCTGCCTGCCCGCGTTACCTTGGCCGCGTGGTAAAAGGTGTGAACGTCAAAGCGGCAACCCCGCTGTGGATGCGTGAAAAACTGCGTCGCTGCGGTATCCGCTCTATCGATCCGGTGGTCGATATCACCAACTATGTGCTGCTGGAGCTGGGTCAGCCGATGCATGCCTTCGACCTTGATCGTATCGATGGCGGCATTGTCGTGCGTATGGCGAAAGAGGGTGAAAGCCTGACGTTGCTGGACGGCAGCGAAGCGAAACTCAGCAGCGACACGCTGGTGATTGCCGATCACCACAAAGCGCTGGCTATGGGTGGCATCTTCGGTGGTGAACATTCTGGTGTTAATGAAGAGACGCAAAACATTCTGTTCGAATGCGCCTACTTCGATCCACTGGCGATTACCGGTCGTGCACGCCGTCAGGGTCTGCATACCGATGCTTCTCACCGTTATGAGCGTGGTGTCGATCCAGCACTGCAATACAAAGCGATTGAGCGTGCAACCCAACTGCTGCTGGAGATCTGTGGTGGCGAAGCCGGTCCGGTTATTGACCAGACTGATGCGGCGACATTACCGCCGCGTGCCACTATCCGTTTACGTCGCGAAAAGCTGGACCGTCTGATCGGTCATGTAATTGCGGATGAGCAGGTCACCGATATCCTGACGCGCCTGGGTTGTGAAGTCACGGTTAGCGCCGGTGAGTGGACCGCCATCGCACCAAGCTGGCGTTTCGATATGGCTATCGAAGAAGACCTGGTTGAAGAAGTCGCGCGTATTTACGGCTACAACAACATCCCGGATGTCCCGGTGAAGGCCAGCCTGGTCATGACCCAGCATCGCGAAGCAGATTTGTCACTGAAACGTGCCAAAACACTGCTGGTGGATAAAGGCTATCAGGAAGCGATCACCTATAGTTTCGTCGATCCGAAGGTCCAGCAACTGCTGCATCCGGGCGAAGAAGCGCTGATTCTGCCCAGCCCGATTTCCAGCGATATGTCGGCGATGCGTCTGTCTTTATGGACCGGTTTACTGGGTGCGGTAGTGTACAACCAGAACCGTCAGCAGAGTCGTGTACGTCTGTTTGAAAGTGGTTTGCGCTTTGTGCCTGATACTCAGGCCGATCTCGGCATCCGTCAGGATCTTATGCTGGCGGGCGTATTGAGCGGTAATCGCAATGAAGAGCATTGGGATCTGGCGCGCCAGGCGGTTGACTTCTATGATTTAAAAGGCGATTTAGAGTCGCTGCTGGATTTAACCGGCAAACTGGATGCGATTTCTTTCCGTGCAGAAGCGAATCCAGCCCTGCATCCGGGACAAAGCGCAGCAATTTATTTAGGCGATGAACGAATCGGATTTATCGGGGTGGTTCATCCGGAGCTGGAACGTAAGCTGGATCTCAACGGTCGCACCTTAGTGTTTGAACTGCTTTGGAATAAGGTCGCAGACCGCGTCCTGCCTGACGCGCGCGAGATTTCACGCTTCCCGGCGAACCGTCGCGATATCGCTGTGGTAGTGGCTGAAAACGTGCCCGCAGCAGATATCATCGCGGAGTGTAAGAAAGTTGGCGTAAATCAGGTAGTTGGCGTAAACTTGTTTGACGTGTACCGTGGTAAGGGCGTAAACGAAGGCGAAAAGAGCCTTGCGATTAGCCTGATTTTGCAGGATACCAGCCGGACACTCGAAGAAGAGGAGATTGCCGCGACCGTTGCCAAATGCGTTGCGGCATTAAAAGAGCGATTCCAGGCAACCTTGAGGGATTGA
- the btuC gene encoding vitamin B12 ABC transporter permease BtuC → MTLLDQLAHQADRHSQRWLIALGALLIILLVVSLCAGDSWISPLRWFSGEGDLFVWQLRLPRTLAVLLVGAALAVCGVVMQALFNNPLAEPGLLGVSNGAGIGLVLGVMLGNGSLWSLALAAMAGALLITLILLHFAHRHLSVSRLLLTGVALGIICSAIMTWAVYFSTSLDLRQLMYWMMGGFSGIDWRYGWMMLALIPAIIALIATSRVLNLLALGETSARQLGLPMLLWRNLLVLTMGWLVGVSVALAGAIGFVGLVIPHLLRLCGFSDHRYLLPASALAGAVVLLAADIIARLVLTSAELPIGVVTATLGAPLFIVLLVKSSR, encoded by the coding sequence ATGACTCTGCTGGACCAGCTTGCCCATCAGGCAGACCGCCACAGCCAGCGTTGGCTAATCGCCCTGGGCGCGTTACTCATTATTCTGCTGGTAGTAAGCCTGTGCGCGGGTGACAGCTGGATATCACCGCTGCGTTGGTTCTCAGGCGAGGGGGATCTCTTCGTCTGGCAACTGCGTCTGCCACGTACTCTCGCGGTGCTGTTGGTAGGGGCAGCGTTAGCCGTGTGCGGCGTGGTGATGCAGGCGCTGTTCAATAATCCGCTGGCTGAACCAGGCTTGCTAGGCGTATCAAATGGCGCGGGTATCGGTTTGGTGCTGGGTGTGATGCTCGGTAACGGTTCGTTATGGAGCCTGGCACTGGCGGCGATGGCCGGGGCGCTGTTGATTACCTTAATCCTTCTTCATTTCGCCCATCGTCATTTATCTGTCAGTCGTTTGCTGCTGACGGGCGTCGCGCTGGGGATTATTTGCAGCGCCATCATGACGTGGGCGGTTTACTTCAGCACCAGTCTCGATCTGCGCCAGTTAATGTACTGGATGATGGGTGGCTTTAGCGGTATTGACTGGCGTTATGGCTGGATGATGCTGGCGCTGATCCCGGCCATCATCGCGTTGATTGCAACGTCACGCGTTCTCAACCTGCTGGCGTTGGGAGAGACGTCAGCACGCCAGTTGGGCCTGCCGATGTTGCTGTGGCGTAACCTGCTGGTGCTGACGATGGGTTGGCTGGTGGGTGTCAGCGTGGCGCTGGCCGGTGCTATCGGTTTTGTCGGGCTGGTGATACCGCATTTGTTGCGTCTGTGTGGTTTCAGCGATCATCGCTATCTGCTCCCCGCCTCAGCGCTGGCCGGTGCCGTGGTATTGTTGGCGGCGGATATTATCGCCCGACTGGTCCTGACCTCGGCTGAATTACCCATCGGCGTGGTGACCGCCACACTCGGTGCACCACTGTTTATCGTGTTATTAGTGAAATCCTCGCGCTAG
- the ihfA gene encoding integration host factor subunit alpha: MALTKAEMSEYLFEKLGLSKRDAKELVELFFEEVRRALENGEQVKLSGFGNFDLRDKNQRPGRNPKTGEDIPITARRVVTFRPGQKLKSRVENATPKDAD, encoded by the coding sequence ATGGCGCTTACAAAAGCTGAAATGTCAGAGTACCTGTTTGAAAAGCTCGGGCTGAGCAAACGCGACGCCAAAGAGTTGGTCGAGCTATTTTTTGAAGAGGTTCGCCGCGCGTTGGAAAACGGAGAACAGGTTAAACTGTCCGGATTTGGTAATTTTGATCTGCGTGACAAAAACCAGCGTCCGGGCAGAAACCCAAAAACCGGGGAAGATATTCCGATCACTGCCCGTCGGGTGGTGACTTTCCGTCCCGGTCAGAAGTTGAAAAGTCGCGTCGAGAACGCGACACCCAAGGATGCTGACTAA
- a CDS encoding DUF2502 domain-containing protein — protein sequence MKKTALLLSILLGMPLLASANVSVNINTPGVSIHIGDQDKRGYFWDGYDWRSPSWWKQHHNQRVGMKGPHGYWNGNGWQTQHPGNKEPKKRPPQHDNKPQQNHDNRDNHNGQPVPPRN from the coding sequence ATGAAAAAGACAGCACTTTTATTAAGCATCCTGTTAGGCATGCCGCTGCTCGCCAGTGCAAATGTTTCCGTAAACATCAACACGCCGGGCGTATCGATTCATATCGGTGACCAGGACAAACGCGGCTATTTCTGGGATGGTTACGACTGGCGCTCACCGTCATGGTGGAAGCAGCACCATAACCAGCGTGTGGGGATGAAAGGCCCACACGGTTACTGGAACGGTAATGGCTGGCAGACACAGCATCCGGGTAATAAAGAACCGAAGAAGCGCCCGCCACAGCACGACAACAAGCCGCAGCAGAATCACGACAACCGTGATAACCACAACGGCCAACCCGTTCCTCCGCGTAATTAA
- a CDS encoding 3-deoxy-7-phosphoheptulonate synthase, whose amino-acid sequence MNKTDELRTARIGSLIMPAALAQQHPISAEIAATVTAARQRIARILTGEDRRLLVIIGPCSLHDPKAALEYAQRLNVLREQYQDRLEIVMRAYFEKPRTVVGWKGLISDPDLDGSFDVNRGIAIARQLLLDINATGMPTATEFLDMVIGQFIADLISWGAIGARTTESQIHREMASALSCPVGFKNGTDGNVQIAVDAIRASRASHMFLSPDKNGQMTIYQTSGNPHGHVILRGGRQPNYHADDVAAAAANLRDFNLPEQLVIDFSHANCQKQHRRQRDVADDVATQIRAGSRAVAGVMIESFLEEGNQKVVGGQPLVYGQSITDPCLGWDDSAEVLARLAAAVDSRF is encoded by the coding sequence ATGAACAAAACTGATGAACTGCGTACCGCGCGCATCGGCAGCCTGATAATGCCCGCCGCGTTAGCGCAACAACACCCTATTTCGGCAGAAATTGCCGCAACTGTGACGGCAGCGCGTCAGCGCATTGCCCGTATTCTCACCGGAGAAGACCGTCGCCTGCTGGTGATTATTGGCCCCTGCTCGCTCCACGATCCGAAAGCTGCGCTGGAATATGCTCAGCGCCTGAACGTATTGCGCGAACAGTACCAGGACCGGCTGGAAATTGTGATGCGTGCCTATTTTGAAAAGCCACGCACCGTGGTTGGCTGGAAAGGCTTGATCTCCGATCCAGACCTGGACGGCAGCTTTGATGTGAATCGCGGCATTGCTATTGCCCGCCAGTTACTGCTTGATATCAACGCGACTGGCATGCCAACAGCAACCGAATTCCTCGATATGGTGATCGGTCAGTTTATTGCCGACCTGATCAGTTGGGGAGCCATCGGCGCGCGGACCACCGAGAGCCAGATCCATCGCGAAATGGCCTCTGCGCTCTCCTGCCCGGTAGGTTTTAAAAATGGCACTGACGGCAACGTGCAGATCGCCGTTGATGCGATTCGTGCCTCGCGTGCCAGCCATATGTTTCTGTCCCCTGACAAAAATGGTCAGATGACCATCTATCAGACCAGCGGCAATCCACATGGCCATGTGATCCTGCGTGGTGGTCGTCAGCCCAACTACCATGCAGATGATGTGGCGGCCGCGGCAGCTAACCTGCGTGATTTTAATCTGCCGGAACAACTGGTAATTGATTTCAGCCATGCCAACTGTCAGAAACAACACCGGCGTCAGCGTGATGTAGCCGATGATGTGGCGACACAGATCCGCGCGGGTTCCCGTGCCGTTGCCGGGGTGATGATTGAGAGCTTCCTCGAGGAAGGTAATCAGAAGGTAGTCGGCGGCCAACCATTGGTGTACGGGCAATCGATTACCGATCCTTGCCTGGGTTGGGACGACAGCGCCGAAGTGCTGGCTCGCCTGGCTGCCGCAGTCGACAGCCGTTTCTGA
- a CDS encoding EAL domain-containing protein, whose product MKVHLSADYQSETWFYPAYSLAGQLTAVELVTQFVHDSAPITLPQDLLLPQLDDAQQLRLLQSQLALLEKYRDFFELNQITALVRIDDSMAVTLLESDFLLRKFKQLPFIALDISESFPQLWQGKSHPLLSTLKSEFRLSLSQFGAGKAPATAVYDNLFSVLKMDKNFIQALAKRASFIPFIQTLIDNFTGDDTQIIICGIDDSAMLEKVTALSGAHLQGSLFPVVKAERLNDLIYPDVTLNSPLQQ is encoded by the coding sequence ATGAAAGTTCATTTATCTGCCGACTATCAGTCGGAAACCTGGTTTTATCCAGCCTATTCTTTAGCGGGCCAGCTAACTGCGGTTGAACTGGTTACGCAATTTGTCCACGACAGTGCTCCTATCACGCTGCCGCAGGATTTGCTATTGCCTCAATTAGATGATGCACAACAACTGCGCCTGTTGCAGAGCCAGCTGGCACTGCTGGAAAAGTACCGCGACTTTTTTGAGTTAAATCAAATTACCGCCCTGGTTCGTATTGATGATTCGATGGCAGTGACGCTGCTGGAGAGTGACTTTCTGTTAAGGAAATTTAAGCAACTGCCGTTTATTGCGTTGGATATCAGCGAAAGCTTTCCTCAATTATGGCAGGGTAAATCACATCCACTATTGAGTACCTTGAAAAGTGAATTTCGTTTATCGCTTTCGCAATTTGGTGCAGGAAAAGCACCGGCAACGGCGGTTTACGATAATCTTTTTAGCGTTCTGAAGATGGATAAGAACTTTATTCAGGCGCTGGCAAAACGTGCATCTTTTATACCTTTTATTCAGACGCTTATCGACAATTTTACCGGCGATGACACGCAGATTATTATTTGTGGTATTGATGATTCAGCAATGCTGGAGAAAGTGACGGCACTCAGCGGCGCACATTTGCAGGGCAGTCTGTTTCCGGTGGTCAAAGCTGAACGGTTGAATGATTTGATTTATCCCGATGTGACTCTTAATTCTCCGTTACAGCAGTAA
- a CDS encoding glutathione peroxidase: protein MSIYQTELVTLDGEKTTLEQWQGKVLLVVNVASKCGLTPQYEQLEALQKEWQAKGFSVLGFPCNQFLEQEPGSSEEIKTFCSTTYGVTFPMFEKTDVNGPARHALYSVLVAAQPEALRPEGSGFYERMVSKGRAPKAPGDILWNFEKFLINKQGEVVARFAPDMTPDDATIIASIKQALA from the coding sequence ATGAGCATTTATCAAACAGAACTGGTTACGCTTGACGGTGAAAAAACCACCCTGGAACAATGGCAGGGTAAGGTGCTGCTGGTGGTGAATGTGGCCTCGAAATGTGGCCTGACGCCGCAGTACGAGCAACTGGAAGCGCTGCAAAAAGAGTGGCAGGCGAAAGGTTTTAGCGTACTCGGTTTTCCCTGCAATCAGTTTCTGGAGCAGGAGCCAGGCAGCAGCGAAGAGATTAAAACCTTTTGCAGCACGACCTACGGCGTCACTTTCCCAATGTTTGAGAAAACCGATGTCAACGGCCCGGCTCGCCACGCATTGTACAGCGTGCTGGTGGCAGCACAGCCTGAAGCGCTGCGCCCGGAAGGCAGTGGCTTCTATGAGCGTATGGTGAGCAAAGGCCGTGCGCCGAAAGCACCGGGTGATATCCTGTGGAATTTCGAAAAATTCCTGATCAATAAGCAAGGTGAAGTGGTTGCGCGGTTTGCGCCAGACATGACACCGGATGATGCCACCATTATTGCCAGCATCAAACAGGCGTTGGCATAA
- a CDS encoding protein adenylyltransferase SelO, with amino-acid sequence MQFTNSWQQELPGLYTALDPTPLQGGRLLYHNAPLATEMALDPALFNGAGHGVWCGQALLPGMAPLAQVYSGHQFGVWAGQLGDGRGILLGEQQLTDGRKLDWHLKGAGLTPYSRMGDGRAVIRSTVREFLASEALYHLGIPTTRALTLAIGDEPVLRETPERGAMLMRIAESHLRFGHFEHFYYGGEQDKVRQLADYAIRHHWPTLQDEADRYMLWFTDIVKRTASLIAQWQSVGFAHGVMNTDNMSILGLTLDYGPYGFLDDYQPNFICNHSDYQGRYAFDNQPAVGLWNLNRLAHALSGLMTTDQLKQALSQYEPELMRVWGEKMRAKLGLLTPDANDNAILTGLLALMTHEHSDYTLTFRLLSETQQQQTRSPLRDEFIDRDAFDRWYEDYRQRLLRDEASDETRQQVMKAANPALVLRNYLAQQVIEEVERGETGALSRLHLALQQPFNDEAVSAELRQRPPEWGKTLEVSCSS; translated from the coding sequence ATGCAGTTTACCAACAGCTGGCAGCAGGAGTTGCCGGGACTCTATACCGCGCTGGACCCAACCCCTTTGCAGGGTGGCCGTTTGCTTTACCATAACGCGCCCCTGGCAACAGAAATGGCGCTGGATCCCGCGTTATTCAACGGGGCTGGGCATGGCGTCTGGTGTGGGCAAGCGCTGTTACCGGGTATGGCACCGCTGGCACAGGTCTACAGTGGCCATCAATTCGGTGTCTGGGCCGGGCAGTTGGGTGATGGGCGTGGCATCCTGCTGGGTGAACAGCAACTGACGGATGGACGTAAGCTGGACTGGCATCTGAAAGGCGCGGGGCTGACGCCCTATTCACGAATGGGTGATGGGCGTGCGGTGATCCGTTCCACAGTGCGTGAATTTCTTGCTTCGGAAGCCTTATATCATCTGGGGATCCCGACCACTCGCGCACTGACTCTGGCGATCGGTGATGAACCTGTGTTACGTGAAACCCCGGAACGTGGCGCGATGCTGATGCGTATCGCTGAAAGTCATCTGCGCTTCGGCCATTTCGAGCATTTCTATTATGGTGGCGAGCAGGACAAGGTTCGTCAGCTGGCGGATTATGCCATTCGTCATCACTGGCCAACGTTACAGGATGAGGCAGATCGCTATATGTTGTGGTTCACGGATATTGTGAAGCGCACCGCCAGTCTGATCGCCCAATGGCAGAGCGTCGGCTTTGCCCACGGTGTGATGAATACCGATAATATGTCGATACTCGGGCTGACCCTCGATTATGGCCCCTACGGTTTTCTTGACGATTATCAGCCTAACTTCATCTGCAATCACAGTGATTATCAGGGGCGCTACGCTTTCGATAATCAACCTGCGGTCGGTTTATGGAATCTCAACCGTCTGGCACATGCCCTGTCCGGATTGATGACCACCGATCAACTGAAGCAGGCACTGAGTCAATATGAACCAGAATTGATGCGCGTCTGGGGTGAGAAAATGCGCGCCAAACTCGGACTACTGACTCCGGATGCCAATGACAACGCGATTCTGACCGGATTGCTGGCACTGATGACGCATGAACACAGCGACTATACCCTGACGTTCCGTCTGCTGAGTGAGACACAACAGCAGCAAACGCGTTCGCCATTGCGCGATGAATTTATCGACCGTGATGCGTTTGACCGTTGGTACGAGGACTATCGTCAGCGTCTGTTGCGCGATGAAGCCAGCGACGAAACGCGGCAACAAGTGATGAAAGCTGCAAACCCGGCATTGGTGTTGCGCAACTATCTGGCCCAGCAGGTGATTGAAGAGGTTGAGCGTGGCGAAACTGGCGCGCTGTCCCGCTTGCATCTGGCTTTACAGCAGCCATTTAATGATGAGGCCGTCAGCGCGGAATTGCGCCAACGGCCCCCTGAGTGGGGTAAAACGCTGGAGGTGAGCTGCTCCAGCTAA
- the btuD gene encoding vitamin B12 ABC transporter ATP-binding protein BtuD — protein MLMQCQGASVKGRLAPVDLELQAGELVHLVGPNGAGKSTLLNVLAGLLPAIGDIRFSGQPLAQMNGAALARMRAWLPQQQPAPGQMPVWHYLRMHLLHVNAEADRLLIQVLEMLGLKDKLMRNVLQLSGGEWQRVRLAAVALQIHPAINAQGKLLILDEPMSALDVAQQKAVDTLLAQLCAAGIAIVASGHDLNHSLRHADRVWLMHQSRLVAQGTAASVLTVGQLAPLYNIQFQRIETPQGALLLVP, from the coding sequence ATGCTGATGCAGTGCCAGGGAGCCAGCGTCAAAGGGCGGTTGGCTCCCGTCGACCTTGAGCTGCAAGCCGGAGAGTTGGTCCATCTGGTGGGGCCTAATGGTGCCGGTAAAAGCACGTTACTGAACGTGCTGGCGGGTTTACTCCCCGCCATCGGCGATATTCGTTTTTCCGGCCAGCCATTGGCGCAAATGAACGGTGCCGCGCTGGCCCGGATGCGCGCCTGGTTGCCACAGCAACAGCCAGCACCCGGACAGATGCCTGTCTGGCACTATCTGCGCATGCATCTGCTGCACGTCAACGCTGAAGCCGACAGGCTGTTAATCCAGGTGCTGGAGATGCTGGGGCTGAAGGATAAGTTGATGCGCAACGTGCTGCAACTTTCCGGCGGTGAATGGCAGCGGGTACGCCTCGCGGCTGTTGCACTGCAAATTCATCCGGCAATTAATGCGCAGGGTAAATTGCTGATCCTCGATGAGCCGATGAGCGCGCTGGACGTTGCGCAGCAAAAGGCGGTAGACACATTACTGGCACAGTTATGTGCAGCTGGTATCGCCATTGTTGCCAGTGGTCATGATCTGAACCACAGTCTGCGCCATGCTGATCGGGTCTGGCTGATGCATCAGTCGAGGTTGGTGGCACAGGGGACGGCCGCCAGCGTGCTCACCGTCGGGCAATTGGCTCCGCTATACAACATTCAGTTTCAGCGTATCGAAACCCCCCAAGGCGCATTATTACTGGTGCCCTGA
- a CDS encoding C40 family peptidase — MRLIMLILVLLLAGCSHHAPPPNGRLADSITVIAQLNEQLNNWHGTPYRYGGLSRGGVDCSGFVYLTFRDRFDLQLPRSTDAQSDIGTRIDKDDLLPGDLVFFKTGSGENGLHVGIYDTDNTFIHASTSQGVIRSSLDNVYWRKVFWQARRI; from the coding sequence ATGCGGCTGATAATGTTGATTCTGGTGCTGCTATTGGCAGGATGTAGCCACCATGCGCCACCGCCCAATGGCCGCTTGGCCGATTCCATCACCGTGATTGCGCAACTTAATGAGCAGCTCAACAACTGGCACGGTACACCTTATCGCTATGGTGGTTTGAGCCGAGGCGGTGTTGATTGCTCCGGTTTTGTCTATCTCACCTTCCGCGATCGGTTCGATCTCCAGTTGCCACGTTCAACCGACGCCCAAAGCGATATCGGTACGCGTATTGATAAAGATGATTTATTGCCCGGCGATTTGGTGTTTTTTAAAACGGGCAGTGGTGAAAATGGCCTGCATGTTGGCATTTATGATACCGATAACACCTTTATTCATGCCTCTACCAGCCAGGGTGTGATTCGCTCATCACTGGATAACGTTTACTGGCGAAAAGTATTTTGGCAGGCACGGCGTATTTAG